In Candidatus Poribacteria bacterium, one genomic interval encodes:
- a CDS encoding M3 family oligoendopeptidase, with product MADRSDNKAIVGDTSQWDMAAVFPGLGSGPFESEFATVSNRIEALIRFLDERGIGARERVRTTAAVVADFEHLVTEHNEILDRARTLAAYIHCHLTTDSRDDAAQAAWSRFQRLSSRLSIVGTRQSAWLGSLNTESLISRSEQAASHRMMLRTARVNAAHMMSSGEEELASELSLTGSGSWVKLYRSVASQMRVRYHLDS from the coding sequence TTGGCGGATCGATCTGACAACAAAGCCATCGTTGGCGACACGTCTCAGTGGGACATGGCGGCCGTATTCCCCGGTCTCGGCTCGGGTCCGTTCGAGAGCGAGTTCGCCACCGTCTCCAACCGCATCGAGGCGCTCATTCGGTTTCTGGACGAACGCGGCATCGGCGCTCGCGAGCGGGTCCGCACGACCGCCGCTGTAGTGGCGGACTTCGAGCACCTGGTCACCGAGCACAACGAGATTCTCGATCGCGCCCGAACGCTGGCAGCCTACATCCACTGCCACTTGACGACGGATTCGCGCGACGACGCAGCCCAGGCGGCATGGAGCCGGTTCCAGAGGCTGTCGTCGCGGTTGTCCATCGTCGGGACACGACAGTCGGCGTGGTTGGGCTCGCTCAACACCGAGTCACTGATATCGAGGTCGGAGCAAGCTGCTAGCCATCGGATGATGCTCCGCACGGCGAGGGTGAATGCGGCGCACATGATGAGCTCGGGCGAAGAGGAGCTCGCATCCGAACTGTCTCTCACCGGCAGCGGCAGTTGGGTGAAGCTGTACCGATCCGTCGCCTCGCAGATGCGGGTCCGCTACCACCTCGACAGTTAG